The Anabaena sp. WA102 genome contains a region encoding:
- a CDS encoding Uma2 family endonuclease, whose translation MTIATERQAQQQLLSFSDFIVRYGDSNRYELIDGEVFDLEPTGYHEEVSAFTTTKICAQIDAIGLNWFVLQRGLLRPSNLGMTAFRPDVMVVDRNELAKELLWNDQSILTLGSSIKFVMEVVSSNWQNDYARKVEDYAILGIPEYWIADYAGLGVTRHIGKPKQPTLSICTLVKGEYEIQQIRGNQPITSLTFPNFKLTAEQVLKAGR comes from the coding sequence ATGACCATTGCAACCGAAAGACAAGCACAACAGCAGTTACTAAGTTTTAGCGATTTTATCGTCCGTTATGGTGACAGTAACCGCTACGAATTGATTGATGGAGAGGTGTTTGATTTGGAACCAACAGGCTACCATGAAGAAGTTTCAGCTTTTACCACCACAAAAATCTGCGCCCAAATTGATGCAATAGGTTTAAATTGGTTTGTCCTTCAGCGAGGATTGCTACGTCCTTCCAACTTGGGTATGACAGCATTTCGACCTGATGTTATGGTTGTTGACCGCAATGAACTTGCGAAAGAACTACTTTGGAATGACCAATCAATCCTCACGCTGGGCAGTTCGATTAAATTTGTGATGGAAGTAGTTAGTAGCAACTGGCAAAACGATTATGCGCGTAAAGTCGAAGACTACGCAATTTTAGGTATTCCTGAATATTGGATTGCGGATTATGCGGGTCTAGGTGTGACTCGACATATTGGGAAACCGAAACAACCTACTCTTTCTATTTGTACCTTAGTCAAAGGAGAGTATGAAATTCAGCAGATTCGAGGCAATCAACCCATTACTTCGCTGACATTCCCAAATTTCAAACTGACAGCCGAACAAGTTTTAAAGGCTGGCAGATAA
- a CDS encoding AAA family ATPase codes for MSNPDSNTNQPRLLSFTLDGWSVLGSRVTVSLEDGVAVLVGRNGAGKSAILEGFEAISLCAIGRFNPLVYDGESFPKILEIEILTPTARRLEYRYEFTTLASSDDDLNFDDSDDSIDEKSEVSRFSWNDYCRYINEEEDHLWTTDNGVTTFHTGDSPIITVLGNTHSLRQSLPKTSPIKLPDEMLWVYSVLGGVRLLGKASIRQRTRRQPSQLRVSSKGISTRSFSLGDILARKILRLIGKDDLCELESICQRVGLGSKISEQKFILSRDSGEKIENEEEEYISSVLLDGVNIGLLSDGTLRVLSILIEIIASSPNTTTIIEEPETQIHPAMLAKLLNEIETYSFGENLILSTHSPQVVSWTSPDKIILVHRDNGQTFVRKLGDDQIHNVIEYLSEDGELGEWIYSGILDE; via the coding sequence TTGTCCAACCCAGATTCCAACACAAATCAGCCTCGCCTTTTATCTTTTACCCTTGACGGTTGGTCTGTCTTAGGTAGTCGAGTTACTGTTTCTTTAGAGGATGGTGTTGCCGTATTAGTTGGTCGCAATGGGGCTGGAAAGTCAGCTATTCTTGAAGGGTTTGAAGCAATCTCATTATGTGCGATTGGTAGGTTTAATCCACTTGTGTATGATGGCGAAAGTTTTCCTAAAATATTAGAAATCGAAATTTTGACTCCGACTGCTCGTAGACTTGAATATAGGTATGAATTTACAACTCTTGCTAGTTCTGATGATGATCTGAATTTTGATGACTCCGATGACTCCATAGATGAAAAATCAGAAGTAAGTCGTTTCTCCTGGAATGATTACTGTCGATATATTAATGAAGAAGAAGATCATCTTTGGACTACTGATAATGGGGTGACAACTTTTCATACTGGGGATAGTCCAATTATCACTGTTCTTGGGAATACGCACTCTCTCCGACAATCGCTCCCAAAAACCTCCCCAATCAAGCTACCTGACGAAATGCTTTGGGTTTATTCTGTTTTGGGAGGAGTTCGCTTACTAGGGAAAGCTTCTATTAGACAAAGGACTAGACGACAACCATCACAACTAAGAGTATCAAGCAAAGGTATTTCTACTCGTTCTTTCAGTTTAGGTGATATTCTAGCTCGAAAAATACTACGTCTTATTGGCAAGGATGATCTATGCGAGCTTGAAAGCATCTGTCAGCGAGTTGGACTTGGCAGCAAGATATCTGAACAAAAGTTTATTTTAAGCAGAGACTCTGGAGAGAAAATTGAAAATGAAGAAGAAGAATATATTTCTTCGGTATTGCTAGATGGAGTTAATATAGGGTTATTATCTGATGGAACACTCCGAGTCTTGTCGATTCTTATTGAAATAATTGCCTCATCTCCTAATACGACGACAATAATTGAAGAACCTGAGACACAAATCCATCCTGCTATGCTTGCAAAGTTACTGAATGAAATCGAGACCTACTCTTTTGGAGAAAATTTGATTCTTTCGACTCACTCACCGCAAGTCGTTTCATGGACTAGTCCAGACAAAATTATTCTAGTTCATCGAGATAATGGACAAACATTTGTTCGGAAATTAGGCGATGATCAGATTCACAATGTTATTGAATACCTCTCTGAAGATGGTGAATTAGGCGAATGGATTTACAGTGGTATTCTCGATGAGTAA
- a CDS encoding DUF4276 family protein: MSNLKIALIAEDNTDCEAIRTIVHRVLGAEVTTKKWASKGCSSLTKKLRAKLKLLSTEGCNIFIVVHDLDRNPQNGSLNNERALRSKLEELSSEIESLKKHICIPIEELEAWFWSDPEVIKYLGGEKGKAHPNPHEIKSPKEKLIELSVGENRKPRYSTNMNVELAERLNLNICSDRCASFKNLLNFLRSL; encoded by the coding sequence ATGAGTAATCTTAAGATCGCCTTAATTGCTGAGGATAATACAGACTGTGAAGCAATTCGTACAATTGTCCATCGTGTCCTTGGGGCAGAAGTCACAACCAAAAAATGGGCTTCTAAGGGTTGTAGTTCATTAACAAAAAAGCTAAGAGCAAAGCTGAAATTACTTTCCACTGAAGGTTGTAATATTTTTATTGTCGTTCATGATTTGGATCGTAATCCTCAGAATGGTTCCCTCAACAATGAGCGAGCATTGCGCTCAAAATTAGAAGAATTATCTTCTGAAATTGAAAGTCTTAAAAAACATATCTGTATTCCCATTGAAGAGTTAGAAGCTTGGTTCTGGTCTGATCCAGAAGTTATCAAATATCTTGGTGGTGAAAAAGGTAAAGCACATCCTAACCCTCACGAAATTAAATCTCCTAAAGAAAAACTAATAGAATTGTCGGTTGGAGAAAATAGAAAGCCTCGTTACAGTACCAACATGAATGTTGAGTTAGCAGAGAGACTAAATCTAAATATATGTTCCGATCGCTGCGCTTCGTTTAAGAATCTCCTTAATTTCTTGCGATCGCTCTGA
- a CDS encoding type II toxin-antitoxin system HicA family toxin, with product MKRRDLLRHLSQHGCYLLREGSEHSIWENPLNGRRTAIPRHREIVDFTVFRICRQLEIPEP from the coding sequence ATGAAACGTCGAGATTTGTTACGTCACCTCAGTCAACATGGCTGTTATTTATTAAGAGAAGGAAGCGAACATTCTATTTGGGAAAATCCCCTTAACGGTCGTCGTACAGCAATTCCTCGTCATAGAGAGATTGTTGACTTTACCGTTTTTAGAATTTGTCGTCAGTTGGAGATACCTGAACCTTAA
- a CDS encoding type II toxin-antitoxin system HicB family antitoxin, which translates to MLTYKAMYKFLDKGVHGEVLDFPGAISWGEDLSIVRRSLASALVDMAEVYLSQGESLPLPNEQLTEPEADLEEPIYLIFSAANHVQVVPSFVA; encoded by the coding sequence ATGCTTACTTATAAGGCAATGTATAAGTTTTTAGACAAGGGAGTTCATGGGGAAGTATTAGACTTTCCTGGAGCGATTTCTTGGGGAGAAGATTTATCTATAGTCCGTCGTTCTTTGGCGAGTGCATTAGTTGATATGGCAGAGGTTTATTTATCTCAGGGAGAATCTTTACCGTTGCCGAATGAACAATTAACGGAACCCGAAGCGGATTTAGAGGAACCAATTTATTTGATTTTCTCAGCAGCAAATCATGTTCAAGTTGTTCCTAGTTTTGTAGCTTAA
- a CDS encoding type II toxin-antitoxin system VapC family toxin translates to MVIVDSGFWIALINRRDDYHVLAQEVLDTIDEPLVTTWCVITEACHILLKRTGTNAQQTFIHSLEIGAFEVFDLKVQDGKRISELMNQYISLPMDLADASLIILAEHLGHGRILSVDFRDFNTYRWKNRHPFENLMSIN, encoded by the coding sequence ATGGTCATCGTTGATTCTGGCTTTTGGATAGCATTAATCAATCGCCGTGATGATTATCATGTTCTCGCTCAAGAAGTTCTAGATACGATTGATGAGCCTCTGGTGACAACATGGTGTGTGATTACGGAAGCTTGTCATATTCTCTTGAAACGTACAGGCACAAATGCTCAACAGACGTTTATTCATAGCTTAGAAATTGGTGCTTTTGAGGTTTTTGATCTCAAGGTTCAAGATGGGAAAAGAATCAGTGAATTGATGAATCAATATATTTCCCTGCCAATGGATTTAGCGGACGCTTCATTGATTATTCTTGCCGAACATTTGGGGCATGGGCGGATTTTATCTGTTGATTTTCGGGACTTTAATACTTACCGCTGGAAAAATCGTCATCCTTTTGAGAATTTGATGTCTATTAACTGA
- a CDS encoding ribbon-helix-helix protein, CopG family, which yields MRVNARLDSDRANKFNYIRQRTNQGVSDIMKVAIDLYYEKLHQESPVKPLQLLRESGLIGCAEGDSDLSVNYKQYLTESLNEKYGHR from the coding sequence ATGAGGGTTAATGCAAGGCTCGATAGCGATCGCGCTAATAAGTTTAATTACATTCGCCAGCGGACAAATCAAGGTGTGTCTGACATTATGAAAGTGGCGATCGATCTTTATTATGAAAAATTACATCAAGAATCCCCTGTAAAACCTTTGCAACTCCTTAGAGAATCAGGGCTGATTGGTTGTGCCGAAGGGGACTCTGATTTGTCGGTTAATTACAAACAATATCTCACTGAAAGTCTTAACGAAAAATATGGTCATCGTTGA